The following are encoded in a window of Phaseolus vulgaris cultivar G19833 chromosome 3, P. vulgaris v2.0, whole genome shotgun sequence genomic DNA:
- the LOC137806214 gene encoding lysine-rich arabinogalactan protein 19: MAVVFWTLALVCLCFQLPSNAQAPATLPPVQLPPATPAATSPSSSTPPVVTQPPTVVASPPTVSTPPATSPPPPIVAPVTPPAPKVAPASTPTAPPPPTPPKASPVSPPTSPPPLPPPPVATPPPKIAPTPAITPPAPAPVSATPAPAPSKSAPTPSPVPPPPTLAPTPVVEVPAPAPSSHKHRRHRHRHRRHQAPAPAPTIIRKSPPAPPDSTAESDTTPAPSPSLNLNASPSKHQQGRNIWATAGLAVAVLLAVTGYSC, translated from the exons ATGGCTGTAGTGTTCTGGACATTGGCTTTAGTATGCCTCTGCTTCCAGCTACCTTCCAATGCCCAAGCACCTGCAACCCTGCCCCCAGTTCAGTTGCCACCTGCAACCCCAGCTGCAACATCTCCCTCTTCTAGCACGCCACCGGTGGTAACACAACCACCAACAGTGGTGGCATCCCCTCCCACCGTAAGCACGCCGCCAGCGACATCCCCGCCACCTCCAATTGTAGCTCCCGTGACACCACCAGCTCCCAAGGTTGCACCAGCTTCAACTCCCACAGCCCCACCACCCCCAACTCCACCAAAAGCATCTCCTGTCTCACCTCCCACATCACCACCCCCACTACCGCCACCACCAGTTGCTACACCACCACCAAAGATAGCCCCAACACCAGCCATAACACCCCCAGCTCCTGCACCAGTAAGTGCAACACCAGCACCTGCACCTTCAAAGTCAGCACCAACTCCGTCTCCTGTTCCTCCACCACCAACACTGGCACCAACACCAGTAGTAGAGGTACCAGCACCGGCACCATCATCCCATAAACACAGAAGGCACAGGCACAGGCACAGGAGACATCAAGCACCAGCTCCAGCACCAACAATTATCCGCAAAAGTCCCCCAGCACCACCTGATTCCACAGCAGAATCAGACACAACACCAGCACCATCACCAAGTCTGAATCTG AATGCTTCTCCATCAAAGCACCAGCAAGGGAGAAATATATGGGCAACAGCTGGACTTGCAGTTGCTGTTTTGCTGGCTGTCACCGGCTACAGCTGCTAG
- the LOC137806216 gene encoding uncharacterized protein, which yields MAASALYCGTVFVPPLSLKTPKHVHSLCFNPSNTLFRSRFCATVAAPSLARRVFRVHGLIGDDSETAPEPESPNSEAGATIDLNLPRRSLLVQFTCGVCGERTKRLVNRLAYERGAVFVQCAGCLRHHKLVDNLGLITEYDFREKINIDSESDRV from the exons ATGGCGGCAAGCGCACTGTACTGTGGCACTGTGTTCGTCCCTCCTCTCTCTCTCAAAACCCCTAAGCATGTTCATTCTCTCTGCTTCAATCCTTCTAATACCCTCTTCAG GTCAAGATTTTGTGCAACAGTGGCAGCACCATCGCTTGCTCGTCGAGTGTTTAGAGTACATGGGTTGATTGGTGATGATTCTGAAACTGCCCCAGAACCAGAATCACCCAATTCTGAAGCG GGTGCTACTATTGACTTGAATCTTCCAAGAAGAAGTTTGCTTGTACAGTTTACATGTGGCGTATGTGGGGAAAGAACAAAGAGGCTTGTGAACCGGCTAGCGTATGAAAGGGGTGCTGTTTTTGTTCAG TGTGCAGGATGTCTACGGCATCACAAATTAGTTGATAACCTTGGACTTATCACAGAGTATGACTTTCGGGAGAAAATAAACATCGACTCAGAAAGTGACCGAGTTTGA